ATTGTTGGCGGCGAGCAAGACCAATCTTCCGTCTTCTACGCAGGCCGTCTGAAAATGCGGATGCAGGTTGGCCGGCAAAACCGTTTTGATTTTTGCATCCAATTTCCGCCACTGTTGCGATTGTTGCAACAAGCCCGCCAATAAATGATCGCGCTTGCCTAATTGTGCTAAATCCATATATTTCAGACGGCCTCTCAGTAAATTAACCAAACAATTACAATTGAAATACAGCAAAACCGCCTTTATTTCAAACAGCATTACCGCGTTATACAAGCGCTTGTGTTAAAATCCCAGTTTCGCCCACTATTATATCAAGGCGCAGGAATTATTCATGCTGACAAACATTGCTAAGAAAATCTTCGGCAGCCGCAACGACCGCCTGCTGAAACAATATCGTAAATCCGTTGCCAAAATCAACGCGCTCGAAAAACAGATGCAAGCCTTAAGCGATGCCGATCTGCAAGCCAAAACTGCCGAATTCAAACAACGCCTCGCCGACGGCCAGACTTTGGACGGCATTTTGCCCGAAGCTTTCGCCGTCTGCCGCGAAGCGTCCCGCCGCGTACTCGGAATGCGCCACTTCGATGTACAGCTGATCGGCGGTATGGTTCTGCACAACGGCAAAATTGCCGAAATGCGTACCGGTGAAGGTAAAACTCTGGTGGCCACCCTTGCCGTTTACCTGAATGCATTATCAGGAAAAGGCGTCCACGTCGTTACCGTCAACGACTACCTTGCCTCCCGCGATGCGGGCATTATGGAGCCGTTGTACAACTTCTTAGGCTTGAGCGTCGGCGTGATCGTAGCCGATTTGCAACCTTTTGAACGCCAAACTGCTTATGGTGCCGACATTACTTACGGTACAAACAACGAGTTCGGTTTCGACTACCTGCGCGACAACATGGTGACCGACCAATACGACAAAGTTCAGCGCGAATTGAACTTTGCCGTAGTCGACGAAGTGGACTCCATTCTGATTGACGAAGCGCGTACGCCGCTGATTATTTCCGGCCAGGCGGATGACAACATCCACCTCTACCGTGTGATGAACGCCGTTCCTGCCCACCTTATCCGCCAAGAAACCGAAGAAGGCAAAGGCGATTACTGGGTAGATGAAAAAGCACACCAAGTCATCCTGAGCGAAGCCGGTCACGAACACGCCGAGCAAATCCTGACCCAAATGGGCTTATTGCAGGAAAACGATTCGCTCTACTCTGCTGCCAATATTTCCCTGATGCACCACCTCATGGCTGCATTGCGCGCACATACCCTGTTCCACAAAGACCAACACTACGTCATTCAAGACGGCGAAATCGTGATTGTGGACGAATTCACAGGCCGTCTGATGGCCGGCCGCCGTTGGTCCGAAGGCTTGCACCAAGCCGTTGAAGCCAAAGAAGGCGTAGAAATCAAACGCGAAAACCAAACGCTCGCGTCCATTACCTTCCAAAACTACTTCCGCCTGTACAGCAAACTGTCCGGTATGACCGGTACGGCCGACACCGAAGCCTTCGAGTTCCAAAGCATTTACAACCTCGAAACCGTCATCATCCCGACCAACCGTCCTGTACAACGTAAAGACTTCAACGACCAAATCTTCCGTTCAGCCGAAGAAAAATTTGAAGCCGTCGTCAAAGACATCGCCGAATGCCACAAAAACGGCCAACCGGTTTTGGTCGGTACAACCAGCATCGAAAACTCCGAACTGGTTTCTGACTTATTACACAAAGCAGGTCTGCCGCATAACGTTCTGAACGCCAAAGAACACGAGCGCGAGGCATTGATTGTGGCCCAAGCCGGTAAAGTCGGCGCAATTACCGTTGCCACCAATATGGCAGGCCGTGGTACCGATATTGTCTTGGGCGGCAACCTCAAACATCAAATCGAAGCCATCCGTACCGATGAAACTTTGAGCGAACAGCAAAAACAAGCGCAAATCACCGCCCTTGAAAACGGCTGGCAGGCAGAACACGACCAAGTGGTCGCCGCAGGCGGTCTTCACATCATCGGTACCGAACGCCACGAAAGCCGCCGTATCGACAACCAGTTGCGCGGTCGTGCCGGTCGTCAGGGCGACCCCGGTTCCAGCCGCTTCTATCTGTCGTTTGAAGACCCATTGTTGCGCCTCTTTGCGCTCGACCGTGCCGCCGCCATCCTCAACCGTCTGGCACCTGAGCGCGGCGTTGCCATCGAACACGGCCTTCTGACCCGTCAAATCGAAGGCGCACAACGTAAAGTCGAAGGCCGCAACTTCGATATGCGTAAACAAGTTTTGGAATATGATGACGTTGCCAACGACCAACGTAAAGTGATTTACCATCAACGCAACGAAATCCTGACCAGCAAAGACGTCAGCGATTTAACCCGCGAAATCCGCGCCGACGTTATCAGCGACTTGGTTGATTACCACATCCCGCCTGACAGCATGGAAGAGCAATGGGACATTCCGGCACTGGAACACCAACTTGCCGCCGATTTCCGCCTGCATGTCGATATTAAAGGCTGGCTGAAAGAAGACAGCACTTTGGACAACCAAGATATTAAAGAACGCCTCATCAAGCGCATCGAAGACGAGTATGCCGAAAAAGTCGAATTGGTCGGCAAACAGGCTATGTCTGACTTCGAACGCAATGTTATGCTGCAAGTTATCGACAACCAATGGCGCGAACACCTCGCCGCTATGGACTACTTGCGCCAAGGCATCCATCTGCGCAGCTATGCTCAGAAAAATCCGAAACAGGAATACAAACGCGAAGCTTTCGCTATGTTTGAAAACCTGTGGCGCGGCATCAAACAAAACATTGCCACTTTGCTGACTGCCGTTCAAATCGAGCGCAACAGCGAATACGACCATACTGCCGCACAAAGCGTCAGCGATGTTCAAACCGTCCACTCCGATGCGCCTGATATGGAAGAATTGCTCGGTCAATCGCAAACCGATTTGGTTACCGAAGCATTCGACCCTGAAGGCACAGACTTCAGCCCTGAAGCGCTTGCACAAAACGGCCTGATTGTTCACCGCAACGATCCTTGCCCTTGCGGCAGCGGTCTGAAATACAAACAGTGCCACGGTAAATTAAACTAAGCAGTCATCTCAAAAGGCCGTCTGAACGGTGAAACAAGAATCTTTGATTTCGTTCTCACATCTGTTCAGACGGCCTGAGAATTATCCAAACAAGTAAAAAATTTCCAAACCCAACTTCAAAAGAGTATCCCTATGGCAGGCAATACCTTCGGACAAATCTTTACCGTTACCACTTTCGGCGAAAGCCACGGCGCAGGCTTGGGCTGCATCATTGACGGCTGTCCGCCCGGATTAGAATTGAGCGAAGCGGATATCCAATTTGACCTTGACCGCCGCAGACCCGGTACCAGCCGCCACGTTACCCAACGCCGCGAAGCCGACCAAGTCGAAATCCTCTCCGGCGTATTCGAAGGCAAAACCACCGGTACACCCATCGCCCTCCTGATCCGCAATACCGACCAACGCAGCAAAGACTATGGCAATATTGCCACCAGTTTCCGCCCCGGTCATGCCGATTACACCTACTGGCATAAATACGGTACACGCGACTATCGCGGCGGCGGTAGAAGTTCCGCCCGCGAAACCGCTGCCCGCGTTGCCGCCGGAGCAGTTGCAAAAAAATGGCTGAAAGAAAAATTCGGCACGGAAATTACCGCCTACGTTACCCAAGTAGGCGAAAAAGAAATCCAGTTTGAAGGCTACGAATATATTTCACAAAATCCTTTTTTTGCCGCCAACCAAAGCCAAATTGAGGACTTGGAAAACTATATGGACAACGTGCGCAAATCATTGGATTCTGTCGGCGCAAAACTTCATATCGAAGCAGCCAACGTCCCTGTCGGCTTGGGCGAACCGGTTTTTGACCGCCTCGATGCAGAAATTGCCTACGCCATGATGGGCATTAATGCCGTCAAAGGCGTAGAAATCGGTGCAGGTTTTAATAGCGTAACGCAACGCGGCAGCGAGCATGGAGACGAGCTCACGCCTCAAGGTTTTCTATCCAACCACTCAGGCGGTATCTTGGGCGGCATCAGCACCGGACAAGACATTCATGTGAATATTGCCATCAAGCCTACCAGTTCCATCGCCACACCGCGCCGCAGTATTGATACAGAGGGCAATCCTGTCGAGCTTGCCACACACGGCCGCCACGACCCCTGCGTCGGATTACGCGCCGCTCCGATTGCAGAAGCCATGCTGGCCTTGGTATTGATTGACCACGCCTTACGCCATCGTGCGCAAAAT
This genomic interval from Neisseria flavescens contains the following:
- the aroC gene encoding chorismate synthase, encoding MAGNTFGQIFTVTTFGESHGAGLGCIIDGCPPGLELSEADIQFDLDRRRPGTSRHVTQRREADQVEILSGVFEGKTTGTPIALLIRNTDQRSKDYGNIATSFRPGHADYTYWHKYGTRDYRGGGRSSARETAARVAAGAVAKKWLKEKFGTEITAYVTQVGEKEIQFEGYEYISQNPFFAANQSQIEDLENYMDNVRKSLDSVGAKLHIEAANVPVGLGEPVFDRLDAEIAYAMMGINAVKGVEIGAGFNSVTQRGSEHGDELTPQGFLSNHSGGILGGISTGQDIHVNIAIKPTSSIATPRRSIDTEGNPVELATHGRHDPCVGLRAAPIAEAMLALVLIDHALRHRAQNADVQVNTPDIAKLEK
- the secA gene encoding preprotein translocase subunit SecA: MLTNIAKKIFGSRNDRLLKQYRKSVAKINALEKQMQALSDADLQAKTAEFKQRLADGQTLDGILPEAFAVCREASRRVLGMRHFDVQLIGGMVLHNGKIAEMRTGEGKTLVATLAVYLNALSGKGVHVVTVNDYLASRDAGIMEPLYNFLGLSVGVIVADLQPFERQTAYGADITYGTNNEFGFDYLRDNMVTDQYDKVQRELNFAVVDEVDSILIDEARTPLIISGQADDNIHLYRVMNAVPAHLIRQETEEGKGDYWVDEKAHQVILSEAGHEHAEQILTQMGLLQENDSLYSAANISLMHHLMAALRAHTLFHKDQHYVIQDGEIVIVDEFTGRLMAGRRWSEGLHQAVEAKEGVEIKRENQTLASITFQNYFRLYSKLSGMTGTADTEAFEFQSIYNLETVIIPTNRPVQRKDFNDQIFRSAEEKFEAVVKDIAECHKNGQPVLVGTTSIENSELVSDLLHKAGLPHNVLNAKEHEREALIVAQAGKVGAITVATNMAGRGTDIVLGGNLKHQIEAIRTDETLSEQQKQAQITALENGWQAEHDQVVAAGGLHIIGTERHESRRIDNQLRGRAGRQGDPGSSRFYLSFEDPLLRLFALDRAAAILNRLAPERGVAIEHGLLTRQIEGAQRKVEGRNFDMRKQVLEYDDVANDQRKVIYHQRNEILTSKDVSDLTREIRADVISDLVDYHIPPDSMEEQWDIPALEHQLAADFRLHVDIKGWLKEDSTLDNQDIKERLIKRIEDEYAEKVELVGKQAMSDFERNVMLQVIDNQWREHLAAMDYLRQGIHLRSYAQKNPKQEYKREAFAMFENLWRGIKQNIATLLTAVQIERNSEYDHTAAQSVSDVQTVHSDAPDMEELLGQSQTDLVTEAFDPEGTDFSPEALAQNGLIVHRNDPCPCGSGLKYKQCHGKLN